One window of Methanobacterium alkalithermotolerans genomic DNA carries:
- the nifS gene encoding cysteine desulfurase NifS has product MYLDHSATSPVNPEVLKAMEPFFSQEFGNASTFYSLGRTARQAMEAARENVASLIGASPQEIIFTSGGTESDNMAIKGTAYKWKNKGKHIITSAIEHPAVEETCRYLEKQGFEVTYLPVYEEGIVRIEDVLAAIREDTILITIMHANNEIGTIQPIAEIGEIARKKGIIFHSDAVQTVGKIPVDVKKLNVDLLSISAHKLYGPKGIGALYVKKGVFLEPLIHGGGHERALRPGTENVPGIVGLGKACEIALKNLKKDQEYVTRLRNQLIAGILENLEESYLNGDPDKRLPNNAHLRFNGIEGESLVLHLDAKGIAASTGSACSSKKLEPSHVLMALGLEKVEAHGSLRLSLGTENTPEDIEYTIKSIKEAVTTLRNLSPLWNQ; this is encoded by the coding sequence ATTTACTTGGATCACTCTGCAACTTCACCGGTAAATCCAGAAGTTTTAAAAGCTATGGAACCCTTTTTTTCCCAGGAATTTGGTAATGCATCCACCTTTTATTCTCTGGGTAGAACCGCCCGGCAGGCTATGGAAGCTGCCCGGGAGAATGTGGCTTCTCTTATTGGGGCCAGTCCTCAGGAAATAATTTTCACCAGTGGTGGTACTGAATCAGATAACATGGCCATTAAGGGGACTGCCTATAAATGGAAAAATAAGGGAAAGCATATCATCACCAGTGCAATTGAGCATCCGGCAGTAGAAGAAACCTGTCGCTACCTGGAAAAACAGGGCTTTGAAGTTACCTATCTTCCTGTTTATGAAGAGGGAATAGTAAGAATAGAGGATGTTCTGGCTGCTATCAGGGAAGATACCATTCTTATTACCATTATGCATGCCAATAATGAAATAGGTACCATCCAGCCTATAGCCGAAATCGGTGAGATTGCCCGAAAAAAAGGAATCATATTCCATAGTGATGCGGTACAAACCGTGGGTAAGATACCGGTGGATGTGAAAAAATTGAATGTTGATTTATTATCCATCTCCGCCCATAAATTATATGGTCCTAAAGGTATCGGGGCCTTATATGTAAAAAAAGGTGTTTTCTTAGAACCCCTGATTCATGGTGGGGGCCATGAAAGGGCGCTCCGGCCTGGTACGGAAAACGTTCCAGGAATTGTAGGCCTGGGTAAGGCCTGTGAAATAGCCCTTAAAAATCTAAAAAAAGATCAAGAATATGTAACCCGACTAAGGAACCAGTTAATTGCAGGAATTTTAGAGAATCTGGAAGAATCATATCTTAATGGTGATCCCGATAAAAGACTGCCTAATAATGCTCATTTACGTTTCAATGGTATTGAAGGCGAGTCACTTGTTTTACACCTTGATGCAAAGGGTATTGCTGCTTCTACCGGTTCTGCCTGTTCTTCCAAGAAACTGGAACCATCCCATGTGCTGATGGCTTTAGGACTGGAAAAAGTGGAGGCCCATGGATCTCTTCGTTTAAGTCTGGGTACTGAAAACACCCCGGAAGATATTGAATATACTATTAAGTCCATTAAAGAGGCAGTTACTACTTTAAGAAACTTATCTCCTCTGTGGAATCAATAA
- the nifU gene encoding Fe-S cluster assembly scaffold protein NifU, producing the protein MYTEKVMDHFSNPRNVGEIPDADGEGTVGNPTCGDLMTIYIKVKDNVIEDIKFKTFGCGAAIATSSMVTEMAMGKTIEEALKITRDDVADALEGLPPVKMHCSNLAADALEAAIEDYKKKQKEKE; encoded by the coding sequence ATGTATACTGAAAAAGTTATGGACCATTTTTCCAATCCCCGTAATGTGGGAGAAATACCTGATGCTGATGGTGAGGGAACCGTAGGTAATCCTACCTGTGGAGATTTAATGACCATCTATATCAAGGTAAAAGACAATGTGATTGAGGATATTAAATTTAAAACCTTTGGTTGTGGAGCAGCCATTGCCACCAGCAGTATGGTAACAGAAATGGCCATGGGAAAAACTATTGAAGAAGCACTAAAAATCACCCGGGACGATGTGGCTGATGCCCTGGAGGGTTTACCTCCGGTTAAAATGCATTGTTCTAATTTAGCAGCCGATGCCCTGGAAGCAGCCATAGAAGATTACAAGAAAAAACAAAAAGAAAAGGAGTAG
- a CDS encoding DUF2769 domain-containing protein, with protein MGKVEFNMENVNKCLCKICGVQKDSSCVKGKMKIIQEKMAEDIDSAIPVQPSDVPGLYCASGKTSCDDLYYHEECKCMDCEVFQENNLMENKPLGYYCRDGKSI; from the coding sequence ATGGGGAAAGTAGAATTTAATATGGAAAATGTGAATAAATGCCTGTGCAAAATATGTGGAGTACAAAAAGACAGTTCCTGTGTTAAAGGTAAAATGAAAATTATACAGGAAAAAATGGCAGAAGATATTGATAGTGCCATTCCAGTTCAACCATCTGACGTTCCAGGATTATACTGCGCCAGTGGAAAAACTTCATGTGATGATTTATATTACCATGAAGAGTGTAAATGTATGGACTGTGAGGTATTCCAGGAAAATAACTTGATGGAAAATAAACCATTGGGATACTACTGTCGGGATGGGAAATCAATTTAA
- a CDS encoding TIGR04165 family Cys-rich peptide: protein MKFEELNKKCPECGCQDKNISHKRNPESSEDAFYIPHIPQGSVGVIRCSGCGHLYEYCTNSKMPVEIKKLEI from the coding sequence ATGAAATTTGAGGAACTAAATAAAAAATGTCCAGAATGCGGTTGTCAGGATAAGAATATATCCCATAAAAGGAATCCAGAATCAAGTGAAGATGCATTTTACATTCCACACATTCCCCAGGGATCAGTGGGAGTTATAAGATGCAGTGGTTGTGGTCACCTCTATGAATACTGTACAAACAGTAAAATGCCGGTGGAAATTAAAAAACTTGAAATTTAA